Proteins encoded by one window of Planktothrix tepida PCC 9214:
- a CDS encoding DUF4040 domain-containing protein yields MNDNSYVSVIASLLPLAATMLVFQENPYHALVVRGILGAIAALLYTVLGAPDVALTEALVGTMLAITLYAVAVRSSLVVRLGVLKDLEKEAKEGKFSELLEQFRKVFNKYHLRLELVAYPDEKALKQALMDKEVHAVCMNDEKPQSYHTLTRIQRLYQVMQTQLSLLDTRLTYFSLSESGEKQS; encoded by the coding sequence ATGAACGACAACAGTTATGTGAGTGTAATCGCGTCTTTACTCCCCTTAGCGGCGACGATGTTAGTGTTTCAGGAAAATCCTTATCATGCTTTGGTGGTGCGGGGAATCTTGGGGGCGATCGCAGCCTTACTTTACACCGTTTTAGGAGCGCCGGACGTCGCTTTAACCGAAGCATTAGTGGGGACAATGTTGGCAATTACCCTGTATGCGGTGGCGGTGCGTTCCTCATTGGTCGTGCGTTTGGGAGTGTTGAAAGACTTGGAGAAGGAAGCCAAAGAAGGGAAATTTAGCGAACTGTTGGAACAGTTTAGAAAAGTCTTTAACAAATATCATTTACGTTTGGAGTTAGTGGCCTATCCCGATGAGAAAGCGTTAAAACAAGCGTTGATGGATAAAGAAGTTCATGCCGTTTGTATGAATGATGAGAAACCGCAATCTTATCACACCTTAACTCGAATTCAACGGCTTTATCAGGTGATGCAAACTCAATTGTCCTTGTTAGATACTCGTTTAACTTATTTTAGTTTATCAGAATCAGGGGAGAAACAGTCATGA
- a CDS encoding monovalent cation/H(+) antiporter subunit G, producing the protein MIDGLGYGLIGLGIVFWFWGTLPLLGLRSVLFKLHTLTIADTLGSMLIILGLLVKVPRQWPFLILALISLMLWNTMLGYVLAYCSNNEEDS; encoded by the coding sequence ATGATTGACGGATTAGGTTATGGGTTGATTGGTTTAGGAATTGTGTTCTGGTTTTGGGGAACGTTACCGTTATTGGGTTTGCGATCAGTTTTATTCAAACTCCATACCCTAACCATCGCGGATACTCTGGGATCAATGCTGATTATCCTGGGGTTGCTGGTGAAAGTTCCCAGACAATGGCCGTTCCTGATCTTAGCCCTGATTTCTCTGATGCTGTGGAATACGATGCTGGGTTATGTGTTAGCTTACTGTTCTAATAATGAGGAGGACTCATGA
- a CDS encoding Na(+)/H(+) antiporter subunit B — translation MKWVYILAVIAIYIKFLVMPNTLGDLPSLTIVESIIKDSGIPNAVTAIILRNRLYDTIFEVIVFTISIMGVYYLLANEKPYAKVHQFTDEASIVLARLGATISALVGVELAIRGHLSPGGGFAAGVAGGTAIGLVAITSSPEWMQGIYKRYAAADWEKISVLAFIVLSVVTLAGYELLHGELGGLFSGGAVPLLNILVAIKVALGSWAAILLFIRYRGLL, via the coding sequence ATGAAATGGGTTTATATTCTAGCGGTTATTGCCATTTATATTAAGTTTTTAGTAATGCCGAACACCCTTGGGGATTTACCAAGTTTAACGATTGTGGAATCAATTATTAAAGATAGTGGAATTCCCAATGCGGTCACGGCAATTATTTTAAGAAATCGACTTTACGATACGATTTTTGAAGTGATCGTTTTTACAATCTCAATTATGGGGGTTTATTACCTATTAGCGAATGAAAAACCTTATGCTAAAGTTCATCAATTTACCGATGAAGCTTCAATTGTTTTAGCCCGTTTGGGAGCAACAATTAGCGCGTTAGTTGGGGTAGAATTAGCCATTCGGGGTCATCTGAGTCCGGGGGGCGGTTTTGCAGCAGGAGTGGCGGGAGGAACTGCGATCGGTTTAGTAGCAATTACCTCTTCTCCTGAGTGGATGCAAGGCATTTATAAGCGTTATGCTGCCGCTGATTGGGAAAAGATTTCGGTTTTAGCTTTTATTGTTTTGTCGGTGGTTACTTTAGCCGGATATGAGTTACTCCATGGCGAGTTAGGGGGGCTATTTAGTGGCGGTGCTGTCCCGTTATTAAATATTTTAGTGGCGATTAAAGTAGCATTAGGATCGTGGGCGGCGATTTTATTATTTATTCGGTATCGGGGATTATTGTAA
- a CDS encoding cation:proton antiporter subunit C, producing the protein MLEAFVFATILCGFFGIILKQNLLMKIISMDIMSTGVIAYYVFIASRGGLLTPILTDVQNTTYADPVPQAVILTAIVIGLSIQALMLVGAMKLARDNPTLETNEIEKNNTP; encoded by the coding sequence GTGTTAGAAGCCTTCGTCTTTGCAACAATTTTGTGCGGGTTTTTTGGAATTATCCTTAAACAAAACCTGCTGATGAAGATCATCTCAATGGACATCATGAGTACGGGTGTGATCGCCTACTATGTGTTCATCGCATCACGGGGGGGTTTGTTAACCCCAATTCTTACAGATGTTCAAAATACCACTTACGCCGATCCAGTTCCCCAAGCCGTGATTTTAACTGCCATTGTCATCGGTCTTTCGATTCAAGCGTTAATGTTGGTTGGGGCGATGAAGCTGGCACGGGATAATCCCACTTTGGAAACGAACGAGATCGAGAAAAATAACACACCATGA
- a CDS encoding ABC transporter ATP-binding protein → MAEVILDNIYKSFPTRRQTTSEETKSSELQESTPTRQAVLKRVHLQIFDGEFMVLVGPSGCGKSTLLRLIAGLETITGGNIYIGNTLVNELPPKARDIAMVFQNYALYPHLKAYDNLAFGLRRSYRETEPKQPLIVQKTTSATSSHQQLSVIVGDYQIFAPLWLEDIIVKMTRSLPPQFRYVSEREKAVSERVLTVAKLLQIESLLDRYPKQLSGGQKQRVALGRAMARNPQVFLMDEPLSNLDAKLRTETRAQIVELQKKLGTTTIYVTHDQVEAMTMGSRIAVMNQGRIQQVAPPLELYNRPANRFVAEFIGSPPMNFIPVQFTAPLLITHPQFRLTLPDIWERVLSSYNNQKLLLGIRPEHLIVSCPATKNLPVIVDRLEALGHETLLWVHLLGENNLNSSLQVRIPAETKLIPGEKIWLTITPEKIHLFDPKTDLAIVPGSY, encoded by the coding sequence ATGGCAGAAGTTATTTTAGATAATATTTATAAAAGTTTCCCCACTCGTCGTCAAACGACTTCCGAGGAAACAAAATCATCAGAACTTCAAGAATCAACCCCTACTCGTCAAGCGGTTTTAAAACGAGTTCATCTTCAAATATTCGATGGCGAATTTATGGTTTTAGTGGGGCCATCTGGCTGTGGAAAAAGTACCTTATTACGATTAATTGCCGGATTAGAAACCATTACCGGAGGTAATATTTATATTGGGAATACATTAGTCAATGAATTACCCCCGAAAGCCCGTGATATTGCTATGGTCTTTCAAAACTATGCGTTATATCCTCATTTAAAAGCCTATGATAACTTAGCTTTCGGGCTGCGTCGTTCTTATCGAGAAACCGAACCTAAACAACCTTTAATCGTTCAAAAAACAACCTCTGCAACTTCTTCCCATCAACAATTATCCGTTATCGTAGGAGACTATCAAATCTTTGCTCCGTTGTGGTTAGAAGATATAATAGTTAAAATGACGCGATCGCTTCCTCCTCAATTTCGCTATGTTTCAGAACGTGAAAAAGCCGTATCCGAAAGAGTCTTAACGGTTGCTAAATTATTACAAATTGAATCGTTATTAGATCGATATCCCAAGCAATTATCTGGGGGACAAAAACAACGAGTCGCTTTAGGTCGGGCTATGGCTAGAAATCCTCAAGTATTCTTAATGGATGAACCGTTATCTAATTTAGATGCTAAATTAAGAACCGAAACCCGTGCTCAAATTGTAGAATTACAAAAAAAATTAGGAACCACAACAATTTATGTTACCCATGATCAAGTGGAAGCCATGACCATGGGTTCTCGAATTGCTGTTATGAACCAAGGACGAATTCAACAAGTTGCTCCTCCTTTAGAACTCTATAATCGTCCTGCAAATCGTTTTGTAGCCGAGTTTATTGGCTCTCCCCCAATGAATTTTATTCCCGTTCAATTCACTGCACCGTTATTAATTACCCATCCTCAATTTCGTTTAACCTTACCCGATATTTGGGAAAGGGTTTTATCTTCTTATAATAACCAAAAATTACTCTTAGGAATTCGACCGGAACATTTAATCGTCAGTTGTCCGGCTACTAAAAATTTACCCGTCATTGTTGATCGTCTGGAAGCATTAGGACATGAAACGTTATTATGGGTACATTTATTAGGAGAAAACAACCTAAATTCTTCCTTGCAAGTGAGAATCCCTGCCGAAACTAAACTCATACCGGGTGAAAAAATTTGGTTAACCATAACACCGGAAAAAATTCATTTATTTGATCCAAAAACTGACTTAGCCATTGTCCCTGGTTCCTACTAA
- a CDS encoding ARC6/PARC6 family protein → MRSTITKLTSSNNFDFLEVHDRELLTLVSLAEKYYNNDPNTSLMKLRQFGERMVQIISIKKRLIFKRNEEQKDLINRLYNQNIIPKEIYCLFHKIRMHGNKANHKFLNNKNIALENLKYAYEISIWFHNNFYSSNFQPPDFVVPGDQDVEKQNNLQIENTDLKKQIDTLKLKLSLADKKKVEDLDKLQKEIENLKLKLSLAQSSKNYSSDELEDLKQKYNSLINDLNFAKNQSQSLTQKLIYLNQKEQQINQELSIAKNQNEKYQQEVSLAKSQNGKYKNSLIFWRISTVTAVILCGIIGIIYDFNNQKIKKDILIEASKNHESVTKVSKLETQLQQQEESRQQTFTLQSQLQQKEQEYAQIQVQYQQTVDLASKLETELKIANQKLPQKQNLIEQKTPQITTYHTNHEEFKIAVQIAQEAAISGKKAKTAQEWSLIAEKWQKAAKLMGDVSPESSQYETAKNRYLQYSKNFQVAKAYEQKTKKKTVVLSTPLIKTYNVRFNVGSTGATVKNPIQPNERHRYHVWAAAGQELLLQRKQGDVNLTLISPQGQTIASVTNGQSQWSGKLSSTGNYIIEVSATSQSNYLISMNISALMQKKATQLIEKWLNAKQRMLAAPYDQQLVAQLATGKKLKDTIDSIQWLKSNSAYYEYEFSKLESLEYVKSSPGKAVFDATVVEKMTLYINGKIDKGNTTDYPRSKKYRFYLTFDQGFWKIEDSNYLSSE, encoded by the coding sequence ATGAGATCAACAATAACAAAATTAACTTCATCAAATAACTTTGATTTTTTAGAAGTTCATGATCGAGAATTACTAACATTAGTAAGTCTTGCTGAAAAATATTATAATAATGATCCAAATACCAGCTTGATGAAATTGCGTCAATTTGGAGAACGGATGGTTCAGATAATATCAATCAAAAAACGATTAATTTTTAAACGTAATGAAGAACAAAAAGATTTAATCAATAGGTTGTATAATCAAAATATTATACCTAAAGAAATTTATTGCCTATTTCATAAAATTCGTATGCATGGAAATAAGGCTAATCATAAATTTTTAAATAATAAAAATATTGCTTTAGAAAATCTAAAATATGCTTATGAAATTAGCATCTGGTTTCACAATAATTTTTATAGTTCAAACTTTCAGCCTCCTGATTTTGTTGTACCCGGTGATCAAGATGTAGAAAAGCAAAATAATTTGCAGATTGAAAATACCGATTTAAAAAAACAAATAGATACTTTAAAGCTAAAACTGAGTTTAGCTGACAAAAAGAAGGTAGAAGACTTAGATAAATTGCAAAAAGAAATAGAAAATTTAAAACTAAAATTGAGTTTAGCTCAAAGTTCAAAAAATTATTCTTCTGATGAATTAGAAGATTTGAAACAAAAATATAATTCATTAATTAATGATCTTAATTTTGCCAAAAATCAATCTCAATCTTTGACTCAAAAGCTTATATATTTGAATCAAAAAGAACAACAAATTAATCAAGAATTATCTATTGCTAAAAACCAAAATGAAAAATATCAACAAGAAGTATCTTTAGCTAAAAGCCAGAACGGAAAATATAAAAATTCTTTAATTTTCTGGCGAATTAGCACAGTAACAGCAGTGATTCTATGTGGAATAATAGGTATAATCTATGATTTTAATAACCAAAAAATAAAAAAAGATATTTTGATTGAAGCCAGTAAAAATCATGAATCTGTTACAAAAGTTTCTAAACTAGAAACTCAGTTACAACAACAAGAAGAGTCTCGTCAACAAACATTTACACTGCAAAGTCAATTACAACAAAAAGAACAAGAGTATGCTCAGATACAGGTGCAATATCAACAAACAGTAGACCTTGCATCAAAGTTAGAAACAGAACTTAAAATTGCTAATCAAAAACTACCTCAAAAACAAAATTTAATTGAGCAAAAAACACCTCAAATTACTACTTATCATACTAATCATGAAGAATTTAAAATAGCAGTACAAATTGCACAAGAGGCTGCAATCAGTGGAAAAAAAGCTAAAACGGCTCAAGAATGGTCACTAATCGCAGAAAAATGGCAAAAAGCTGCAAAATTAATGGGGGATGTTTCCCCTGAATCTTCTCAATATGAAACGGCTAAAAATCGTTATTTACAGTATAGTAAAAATTTCCAAGTAGCAAAGGCTTATGAGCAGAAAACTAAGAAAAAGACGGTTGTTTTATCTACACCATTAATCAAAACCTACAATGTCCGTTTTAATGTAGGAAGTACAGGAGCAACAGTTAAGAATCCAATTCAACCTAACGAGCGTCATCGTTATCATGTTTGGGCTGCTGCGGGACAAGAGTTATTACTTCAAAGAAAACAAGGCGACGTTAACTTAACTTTGATTTCACCACAAGGTCAAACGATAGCTTCCGTTACAAATGGTCAAAGTCAATGGTCTGGAAAATTATCAAGCACTGGAAATTATATTATTGAAGTTTCTGCAACAAGTCAGTCTAATTATTTAATTAGCATGAATATTTCAGCCTTAATGCAAAAAAAAGCAACTCAATTGATTGAAAAATGGCTGAATGCTAAACAGCGTATGTTAGCAGCACCTTATGATCAACAGTTAGTAGCACAACTGGCTACAGGAAAAAAGCTAAAAGATACAATTGATTCCATACAATGGTTAAAAAGTAATAGTGCTTATTATGAATATGAGTTCAGCAAACTTGAGAGCTTAGAATATGTTAAATCATCCCCCGGTAAAGCTGTATTTGATGCTACAGTTGTTGAAAAAATGACCTTATATATTAATGGTAAAATTGATAAGGGTAATACAACTGATTACCCTCGATCTAAAAAATACCGATTTTACTTAACCTTTGATCAAGGGTTTTGGAAAATAGAAGATAGTAATTATCTGAGTTCTGAGTAA
- a CDS encoding cation:proton antiporter, whose protein sequence is MITLALVWIALPFLAGFTVYLVPKLDRFFTLFVAFISIAYGLYQCVNSSPLTMQLIDHFGVTLMLDQLSGYFILTNGLVTAAVILYCWHTNKSTFFYTQTIILHGSINAAFACADLISLYVALEVISIASFLLIAYPRSDRSIWVGLRYLFVSNVAMLFYLVGAVLVYQTHHSFAFAGLQGVPPEAVALILLGLLVKGGIFVSGLWLPLTHSESEAPVSALMSGVVVKAGVFPMVRIALTVSELDPIIRIFGVGTALLGVFYAMFEKDTKRMLAFHTISQLGFVLAAPEVGGFYALTHGLVKSALFLISGVLPSRSFKELQHKPINTRLWIALAIASFSISGFPLLSGFGAKVLTMKNLLPWQVIGMNLAALGTAISFAKFIFLPRGGEDKIRPGFWPGLILLLAGLVVANVAYYDAYTIANIIKPLATIFLGWFVYLFIIQKISLKLPRMLEQIDHLMGVMSVMLILLFWMVWA, encoded by the coding sequence ATGATCACTCTTGCTCTTGTTTGGATTGCGCTGCCTTTTTTGGCGGGATTTACAGTTTATCTGGTTCCAAAACTAGATCGATTTTTTACGTTATTCGTTGCGTTTATTTCCATTGCTTATGGGTTGTACCAATGTGTTAATTCATCTCCCTTGACAATGCAGTTAATTGATCATTTTGGTGTTACCTTAATGCTCGATCAACTGAGTGGTTATTTTATCTTAACTAATGGGTTAGTTACTGCCGCCGTTATCCTCTACTGTTGGCACACGAATAAAAGCACTTTTTTCTATACCCAAACGATTATTTTACATGGCAGTATTAACGCGGCTTTTGCCTGTGCAGATTTGATCAGTTTATATGTGGCGTTAGAGGTGATTAGTATTGCCTCCTTTCTCCTGATTGCTTATCCGCGTTCAGATCGGTCGATTTGGGTTGGGTTGCGGTATCTGTTTGTCAGCAACGTCGCCATGCTCTTTTATTTAGTAGGGGCGGTGTTAGTTTATCAAACCCATCATTCCTTCGCCTTTGCAGGGTTGCAGGGAGTCCCGCCAGAAGCAGTGGCTTTGATTTTGTTGGGTTTATTAGTTAAGGGAGGTATTTTTGTATCGGGGCTGTGGTTGCCCTTAACCCACTCAGAATCTGAAGCACCTGTATCGGCGTTAATGTCGGGGGTGGTAGTGAAAGCGGGAGTATTCCCAATGGTGCGGATCGCCCTAACGGTGAGTGAACTTGACCCGATTATTCGGATCTTTGGGGTGGGAACTGCCTTGCTGGGGGTGTTCTATGCCATGTTTGAAAAGGATACGAAGCGGATGCTGGCGTTTCACACCATATCCCAGTTAGGGTTTGTGCTGGCTGCGCCGGAAGTAGGGGGATTTTACGCCCTAACCCATGGCTTAGTTAAATCGGCTTTATTTCTAATTTCCGGGGTTTTACCGAGTCGGAGTTTTAAAGAACTACAACACAAACCTATCAATACTCGCCTGTGGATAGCGTTGGCAATCGCAAGTTTCTCCATCTCCGGTTTTCCCCTATTGTCGGGGTTTGGGGCAAAGGTATTAACGATGAAAAATCTCCTCCCTTGGCAAGTAATCGGCATGAATCTTGCTGCATTGGGAACCGCGATCTCCTTTGCCAAATTTATTTTTCTACCGCGTGGGGGAGAAGATAAAATCCGGCCTGGTTTTTGGCCTGGGTTGATTTTGTTATTGGCAGGGTTGGTAGTAGCAAATGTGGCTTATTACGACGCTTATACTATTGCTAATATTATCAAACCTCTGGCAACGATTTTCTTGGGATGGTTCGTTTATTTGTTCATTATTCAAAAAATCTCCCTCAAACTTCCCCGTATGCTTGAACAAATTGATCATTTGATGGGGGTGATGAGTGTGATGTTAATCCTATTATTTTGGATGGTGTGGGCATGA
- the gyrA gene encoding DNA gyrase subunit A, translating to MAKQLNLFSGKVITTSLHTEMQQSYLEYAMSVIVGRALPDVRDGLKPVHRRIMYAMHELGLTPDRPYRKCARVVGDVLGKYHPHGDQSVYDALVRLVQEFSSRYPLLAGHGNFGSVDNDPPAAMRYTETRLASIGYEGLLSQVGEATVNFISNFDNSQQEPTVLPAQLPFLLLNGSSGIAVGMATNIPPHNLGEVVDGLIALIDHPELSDQQLMELIPAPDFPTGGEIVSTEGIAEAYTQGKGSIVVRGIAKVEEVPTAQKRRTKTAIVVTELPFQVNKASWIEKIAGLVNAGKLDGISDIRDESDREGIRVVIELKREATPEVVLHHLYQQTELMTKFGAIFLAIVNGQPRQLSLKQILQEFLTFREQTLTRQYRHELEVAERRCHLVEGLLIALENLDNVIEILRNAPDGSTAKLTLEDQLGFSDDQSDAILSMPMRRLTGLERQKLQDEFTQLTTQIQQLQRLLNERPELLKSLKKELRSLKRKYGDERRTRIISPKGQVTLESEDKTSKKSPEKVLELSASADLLQPLPPIDEETVVEVTHRGYIRRVSPKTNDSKRNQSETATAINIEETDDFTTQTYNTRTRQNLVMIMRTGKAYPLSVADIPMGSNRSKGKPIITLLSPSASKDISVNLQDLIIAQFLLSAFPDKTDLITLTQQGKIKRLPLTELAELTNRGSTIVKLKEDDELCFATLSKPDEKVVLATSGGRILRFDINDEQLPPMGKVAQGSQATRLRQKEHLVGCVTLSPKGSLLLVTEQGYIKRISMEHIRSSNRGGIGISMLNFKSPNDSLVGIAPAKPHKQVHLLTSENRIVHIPTDEIHLSPKDSTGDRLFKLKPDEKITSIKP from the coding sequence CCGCAAATGTGCGCGGGTGGTGGGGGATGTGCTAGGGAAATATCACCCCCATGGGGATCAATCAGTTTATGATGCTTTAGTACGACTGGTTCAGGAGTTTTCCAGTCGTTATCCCTTGTTAGCGGGTCATGGAAATTTCGGGTCTGTGGATAATGACCCCCCCGCCGCGATGCGTTACACCGAAACCCGTCTAGCTTCCATTGGGTATGAAGGGTTATTGTCCCAAGTCGGGGAAGCAACGGTTAATTTTATTAGTAATTTTGATAATTCTCAACAGGAACCGACGGTTTTACCCGCCCAACTTCCGTTTTTACTGTTAAATGGATCGTCGGGAATTGCAGTGGGGATGGCGACGAATATTCCCCCACATAATTTAGGGGAAGTTGTGGATGGATTAATTGCCCTCATTGATCATCCTGAATTATCTGATCAACAATTAATGGAATTGATTCCAGCACCGGATTTTCCAACGGGGGGTGAAATCGTCAGCACTGAAGGGATTGCAGAAGCTTATACCCAAGGAAAAGGCAGTATTGTTGTCCGGGGTATTGCCAAAGTTGAGGAAGTTCCAACCGCCCAAAAACGACGAACTAAGACCGCAATTGTGGTGACAGAATTGCCGTTTCAAGTGAATAAAGCCAGTTGGATTGAGAAAATTGCCGGGTTAGTAAATGCGGGAAAATTAGACGGGATTTCGGATATTCGGGATGAAAGCGATCGCGAAGGAATTCGGGTTGTGATTGAATTAAAACGAGAAGCGACTCCCGAAGTGGTTTTACATCATCTTTATCAACAAACCGAATTAATGACGAAATTCGGGGCGATTTTTTTGGCAATTGTGAATGGACAACCGAGACAGTTAAGTTTAAAACAAATTCTGCAAGAATTCCTGACGTTTCGGGAACAAACTTTAACTCGTCAATATCGCCACGAATTAGAAGTTGCAGAACGCAGATGTCATTTAGTTGAAGGGTTATTAATTGCTTTAGAAAATTTAGATAATGTGATTGAAATTCTGAGGAATGCTCCCGATGGTTCCACAGCAAAATTAACCTTAGAAGATCAATTAGGATTTAGTGATGATCAATCTGATGCGATTTTATCGATGCCCATGCGTCGATTAACGGGGTTGGAAAGGCAAAAATTACAAGATGAATTTACCCAATTAACCACTCAAATTCAACAGTTACAACGGTTATTAAATGAACGTCCTGAATTGTTAAAATCCTTGAAAAAAGAATTGCGATCGCTTAAACGAAAATATGGCGATGAACGACGCACCCGGATTATTTCGCCCAAGGGTCAGGTGACTCTTGAATCTGAGGATAAAACCTCTAAAAAATCCCCAGAAAAAGTGTTAGAACTGTCAGCATCTGCCGACTTATTACAACCCTTACCTCCCATTGATGAAGAAACCGTTGTAGAAGTAACTCATCGGGGTTATATTCGGCGAGTGTCCCCGAAAACCAACGATTCTAAACGCAATCAGAGTGAAACTGCAACGGCTATTAATATTGAAGAAACCGATGATTTTACCACCCAAACCTATAATACTCGCACCCGTCAAAATCTAGTGATGATTATGCGAACGGGAAAAGCCTATCCTTTAAGTGTAGCGGATATTCCGATGGGTTCTAATCGTTCTAAAGGAAAACCGATTATTACATTATTATCCCCTTCGGCTTCTAAGGATATATCCGTTAATCTCCAAGACTTAATTATTGCTCAATTTTTATTGTCGGCTTTCCCCGATAAAACAGACTTAATTACCTTAACTCAACAAGGTAAAATTAAACGTTTACCCTTAACGGAATTAGCTGAATTAACTAATCGAGGGAGCACTATTGTTAAACTGAAAGAAGATGATGAACTCTGTTTTGCTACCCTTTCTAAACCTGATGAAAAAGTCGTATTAGCAACATCTGGAGGGCGAATATTACGCTTTGATATTAATGACGAACAACTCCCACCTATGGGGAAAGTCGCCCAAGGTTCTCAAGCCACTCGGTTACGACAAAAAGAACATTTAGTCGGCTGTGTTACTTTATCCCCAAAAGGCAGTTTATTATTAGTCACAGAACAAGGTTATATTAAACGCATTTCCATGGAACACATTCGCAGTAGTAACCGAGGCGGAATTGGAATTTCCATGCTCAATTTTAAATCCCCCAATGATAGCTTAGTGGGAATTGCACCTGCTAAACCCCATAAACAGGTTCACCTCTTAACCAGTGAAAATCGCATTGTTCATATTCCCACAGATGAAATTCATCTCTCACCCAAAGATAGTACAGGTGATCGCCTTTTTAAACTCAAACCCGACGAAAAAATTACCTCCATCAAACCGTAG
- a CDS encoding Na+/H+ antiporter subunit E — protein sequence MIGYLNLILRLTIWFLLTANFTVTNIIIGVAIAFLIPGLKKTPTALKDWMRTLGEVLVAIPQAYLEAIEMIFHPHNEEEIIMERVKPQRTPGLIFLDIFLITFTPKTIVLKYHEKGWYAVHRVVRRKLS from the coding sequence ATGATTGGATATCTGAATCTGATATTACGATTAACCATTTGGTTTCTATTAACAGCAAATTTCACTGTCACCAATATTATTATTGGCGTGGCGATCGCTTTTTTAATACCCGGACTTAAAAAAACACCCACCGCATTAAAAGATTGGATGCGAACTTTAGGGGAGGTTTTAGTGGCAATTCCTCAAGCTTATCTGGAGGCGATCGAAATGATTTTTCATCCCCATAATGAGGAAGAAATCATCATGGAACGAGTCAAACCGCAACGAACACCCGGACTGATCTTTTTAGATATTTTTCTGATTACCTTTACGCCAAAAACCATTGTGTTGAAATATCACGAAAAAGGGTGGTATGCCGTTCATCGGGTAGTACGGAGAAAACTGTCATGA